From the Nerophis ophidion isolate RoL-2023_Sa linkage group LG18, RoL_Noph_v1.0, whole genome shotgun sequence genome, one window contains:
- the LOC133537281 gene encoding zinc finger protein 135-like isoform X1, whose amino-acid sequence MLNELVKERLAAAADEICGLFERAVASYAEELSRTRKENERRRQQLEEMCQTHMVVHLEDLRQQIGRQDELPPPPQEGRPTLKQDYPQPTFVKEEEELWITQDGERLLGPEEEDDLAKSLQTSISVKTENHEDKPPESSQRHHSPSEENKGAEPPSSSCPQHITTEDDEDHCGGSLSNSDDTTSYYPKDGDAAKEPLSSGTDCIQHLVRSKKQTGKNQGTLGNVHRRTHTRNKPFSCSVCGKRLTDRSAVASHMRTHTGEKPFSCSVCGKKFSHKSTMVTHMRIHTGETPYNCSVCWKSFYNKSSAIRHMRTHTGEKPFSCSFCGERFSVKSNMVQHLRTHTGEKPFSCFICGIRFSQKSNMTRHMARAHKTL is encoded by the exons ATGTTGAACGAGCTGGTGAAGGAGAGACTCGCGGCGGCAGCTGACGAAATATGTGGCCTGTTTGAAAGAGCGGTCGCGTCGTACGCCGAAGAACTTTCTCGAACAAGAAAGGAAAACGAGCGACGACGACAACAACTGGAAGAGATGTGCCAGACACACATGGTGGTGCACCTTGAAG ACCTCCGGCAGCAGATTGGTCGTCAAGATGAACTTCCCCCTCCGCCCCAGGAGGGGCGCCCCACTTTGAAGCAGGATTATCCACAGCCCACCTTCGTTAAAGAGGAGGAGGAACTCTGGATCACTCAGGATGGAGAGCGTCTTCTTGGACCAGAGGAGGAGGATGATCTTGCCAAGTCGCTACAGACTAGTATTTCTGTTAAGACCGAAAACCATGAAGACAAGCCCCCAGAGTCCTCACAGCGTCATCACAGTCCGAGTGAGGAGAACAAaggggcggagcctccaagcagcagctgtCCACAACACATCACAACAGAAGATGATgaagaccactgtggaggatcactaTCGAATAGTGATGACACGACATCATACTATCCTAAAGATGGGGACGCCGCCAAAGAACCTTTGAGCAGCGGTACAGACTGTATCCAACACCTTGTACGCTCTAAAAAGCAGACGGGCAAAAACCAGGGGACTTTGGGAAACGTTCACCGGAGAACTCACACAAGAAACAAACCCTTCAgttgttcagtctgtggtaaaagATTAACGGATAGGTCAGCGGTGGCGTCGCACATGAGGAcgcacaccggagagaaacctttcAGCTGTTCGGTATGCGGTAAAAAATTCTCCCACAAGTCAACCATGGTAacgcacatgagaatacacacgggAGAAACACCTTATAATTGTTCGGTGTGCTGGAAAAGCTTTTATAATAAGTCATCGGCCataagacacatgagaacgcacacgggCGAAAAGCCTTTTAGTTGTTCATTTTGCGGCGAAAGGTTCTCTGTGAAGTCCAACATGGTACAACACCTGCgaacacacacgggagaaaaacctttcagttgtttTATTTGTGGTATAAGATTCTCGCAAAAGTCAAATATGACAAGACACATGGCGAGAGCACACAAAACCTTATGA
- the LOC133537402 gene encoding zona pellucida-like domain-containing protein 1: MRIYRVTWLVFLVCQLGLLLKTEAQIPAECITSPTNRPPENSDITVVCGTEHMDLSIYLCPVYQELYNETQMVLNNEFTKEECFGEADWTAEPPVLKFSFPINESSLTLCGNDFNIINQVGTGAFADFSNVQFVNISGDVTSIDPSSGMITYRSQLYYKFSCLYPMQYLLNNTQLGVSGVNLAIQDNNGSFISTLNLQLFDDDQYQNPLTVPSTGLQLKTKIYVAVTATNLTDRFNVLLDRCYATTSPYPDFDAYYDLFIGCTRDAQTKVELNGQSQEARFSFEAFRFLEHRNLTVSTFYLHCVTRLCEVATCSALLPDCGAQRRRRREADGDDMANATVTSPVIVVAKQGTGDFQTNAALVGSSDGSSSDPVVGVVVCMVALFLY, translated from the exons ATGAGGATTTACAG GGTAACATGGCTGGTTTTCCTGGTGTGCCAGCTTGGACTCCTCTTGAAGACCGAGGCTCAGATTCCAGCAGAGTGCATTACTAGTCCCACAAACAGACCACCTG AAAACTCTGACATAACGGTGGTGTGTGGCACCGAGCACATGGACCTGAGTATCTACCTGTGCCCGGTGTACCAAGAGCTTTACAACGAGACGCAGATGGTGCTCAATAACGAGTTCACCAAAGAGGAATGTTTCGGGGAGGCCGACTGGACCGCTGAGCCGCCCGTGTTGAAGTTCAGCTTCCCCATAAACGAGAGCTCCTTGACGTTGTGCGGGAATGACTTCAAC ATCATCAACCAGGTCGGCACGGGGGCGTTCGCAGACTTCTCCAACGTCCAGTTTGTCAACATCTCCGGCGACGTGACCTCCATCGACCCGTCGTCGGGTATGATCACCTACAGGTCGCAACTCTACTACAAGTTCTCCTGCCTCTACCCCATGCAGTATCTGCTGAACAACACCCAGCTGGGCGT ATCCGGTGTGAATTTGGCCATTCAAGACAACAACGGCAGCTTCATCAGCACGCTCAACTTGCAGCTCTTCGAC GATGATCAGTACCAGAATCCACTTACAGTCCCATCGACGGGTCTGCAGCTGAAGACCAAGATCTATGTTGCCGTCACAGCCACCAATCTGACGGACAG GTTCAACGTGCTGCTGGATCGATGCTACGCCACCACCAGTCCGTATCCCGACTTCGACGCCTACTATGACCTTTTCATCGG ATGTACACGTGACGCCCAGACCAAAGTGGAGCTCAACGGCCAATCTCAGGAGGCGCGCTTCTCCTTCGAGGCTTTCAGATTCTTGGAGCACAGAAATCTGACCGTGTCCACGTTCTACCTGCATTGTGTCACCCGGCTGTGTGAGGTGGCCACCTGTAGCGCCCTTCTTCCC GATTGTGGAGCTCAAAGAAGACGAAGAAGAGAGGCTGATGGCGACGACATGGCCAACGCAACAGTCACCTCGCCGGTAATTGTGGTGGCCAAACAAGGCACAG gagattttcaaaCCAATGCAGCTCTTGTAG GCTCATCGGATGGCAGCTCCAGTGACCCCGTGGTGGGGGTCGTGGTCTGCATGGTCGCCCTCTTCCTCTATTAG
- the LOC133537281 gene encoding zinc finger protein 135-like isoform X2, with protein sequence MVVHLEDLRQQIGRQDELPPPPQEGRPTLKQDYPQPTFVKEEEELWITQDGERLLGPEEEDDLAKSLQTSISVKTENHEDKPPESSQRHHSPSEENKGAEPPSSSCPQHITTEDDEDHCGGSLSNSDDTTSYYPKDGDAAKEPLSSGTDCIQHLVRSKKQTGKNQGTLGNVHRRTHTRNKPFSCSVCGKRLTDRSAVASHMRTHTGEKPFSCSVCGKKFSHKSTMVTHMRIHTGETPYNCSVCWKSFYNKSSAIRHMRTHTGEKPFSCSFCGERFSVKSNMVQHLRTHTGEKPFSCFICGIRFSQKSNMTRHMARAHKTL encoded by the exons ATGGTGGTGCACCTTGAAG ACCTCCGGCAGCAGATTGGTCGTCAAGATGAACTTCCCCCTCCGCCCCAGGAGGGGCGCCCCACTTTGAAGCAGGATTATCCACAGCCCACCTTCGTTAAAGAGGAGGAGGAACTCTGGATCACTCAGGATGGAGAGCGTCTTCTTGGACCAGAGGAGGAGGATGATCTTGCCAAGTCGCTACAGACTAGTATTTCTGTTAAGACCGAAAACCATGAAGACAAGCCCCCAGAGTCCTCACAGCGTCATCACAGTCCGAGTGAGGAGAACAAaggggcggagcctccaagcagcagctgtCCACAACACATCACAACAGAAGATGATgaagaccactgtggaggatcactaTCGAATAGTGATGACACGACATCATACTATCCTAAAGATGGGGACGCCGCCAAAGAACCTTTGAGCAGCGGTACAGACTGTATCCAACACCTTGTACGCTCTAAAAAGCAGACGGGCAAAAACCAGGGGACTTTGGGAAACGTTCACCGGAGAACTCACACAAGAAACAAACCCTTCAgttgttcagtctgtggtaaaagATTAACGGATAGGTCAGCGGTGGCGTCGCACATGAGGAcgcacaccggagagaaacctttcAGCTGTTCGGTATGCGGTAAAAAATTCTCCCACAAGTCAACCATGGTAacgcacatgagaatacacacgggAGAAACACCTTATAATTGTTCGGTGTGCTGGAAAAGCTTTTATAATAAGTCATCGGCCataagacacatgagaacgcacacgggCGAAAAGCCTTTTAGTTGTTCATTTTGCGGCGAAAGGTTCTCTGTGAAGTCCAACATGGTACAACACCTGCgaacacacacgggagaaaaacctttcagttgtttTATTTGTGGTATAAGATTCTCGCAAAAGTCAAATATGACAAGACACATGGCGAGAGCACACAAAACCTTATGA